In the genome of Elephas maximus indicus isolate mEleMax1 chromosome 6, mEleMax1 primary haplotype, whole genome shotgun sequence, one region contains:
- the C6H2orf69 gene encoding mitochondrial protein C2orf69 homolog produces the protein MWGFRLPWSPPLLLLLPQLVTGGAAASSRAGTMNLGGSSGARCSSSAEGRRLPCLQLSTVPGADPQRGNELLLLAAAREGQELQDLPGDCAKEKPQPPPQHHVLYFPGDVQNYHEIMTHHPENYQWENWSLENIANILAHRFPNSYIWVIKCSRMHLHKFSCYDNFVKSNMFGAPEHDTDFGAFKHLYMLLVNAFNLTQNSQLSKKNVNVLNKDSKASNCKSTSSLTTNGCQGEKERTCEKSDESAMSFYPPSLNGASFTLIGFSKGCVVLNQLLFELKEAKKDKNIDAFIKSIRTMYWLDGGHSGGSNTWVTYPEILKEFAQTEIIVHTHVTPYQVRDPMRSWIGKEHKKFVQILGEFGMQVTSQIHFAKEAPSIENHFRVHEVF, from the exons ATGTGGGGGTTCAGGCTCCCGTGGTCGCCGccgctgctgctcctgctgccgCAGCTCGTAACCGGAGGTGCCGCTGCCAGCTCTCGGGCCGGAACCATGAACCTGGGCGGCAGCAGTGGCGCGCGATGCTCCTCCTCGGCCGAGGGGCGCCGCCTGCCGTGCCTGCAGCTGTCCACGGTTCCGGGAGCCGACCCGCAGCGCGGCAACGAGTTGCTCCTGCTGGCGGCGGCGCGGGAGGGACAGGAGCTGCAGGATCTCCCCGGCGACTGTGCGAAGGAAAAGCCGCAACCGCCGCCCCAGCATCATGTCCTGTATTTCCCGGGGGATGTGCAG AATTATCATGAAATTATGACTCATCATCCTGAGAATTACCAGTGGGAAAACTGGAGTCTAGAAAATATTGCCAACATTCTAGCCCACCGGTTCCCCAATAGTTACATTTGGGTGATAAAGTGTTCCCGAATGCATTTGCACAAATTCAGCTGCTATGACAATTTTGTGAAAAGCAACATGTTTGGTGCCCCAGAACACGATACTGACTTTGGAGCTTTTAAGCACCTTTATATGTTATTAGTTAATGCTTTTAATTTAACTCAAAACAGTCAGCTGTCAAAGAAGAATGTGAATGTCTTGAATAAGGATTCCAAAGCATCTAATTGTAAATCCACTTCTTCTCTTACTACTAATGGATGCcagggagaaaaagagaggacCTGTGAAAAATCTGATGAGTCTGCCATGAGTTTTTATCCACCATCACTAAATGGTGCATCTTTTACTTTGATTGGATTCAGTAAAGGTTGTGTTGTTTTGAATCAGTTGCTTTTTGAATTGAAAGAAGCCAAGAAAGACAAGAACATAGATGCCTTTATCAAAAGCATAAGAACAATGTACTGGCTGGATGGTGGTCATTCTGGAGGAAGTAATACTTGGGTTACTTATCCCGAAATCTTGAAAGAATTTGCACAAACAGAGATTATTGTTCACACCCATGTGACACCTTACCAAGTACGTGATCCAATGAGATCTTGGATTGGAAAGGAGCATAAGAAATTTGTTCAGATACTTGGGGAGTTTGGTATGCAGGTAACTAGCCAAATTCATTTTGCAAAGGAAGCGCCTTCCATAGAGAATCACTTCAGGGTTCATGAAGTATTTTGA